The proteins below come from a single Gemmatimonadota bacterium genomic window:
- a CDS encoding 6-phosphofructokinase — protein MHIGILTGGGDCPGLNAAIRAVTRRSIKSYGSTVLGIRNGWAGLINNDTSPLSLVSVSGILHRGGTILGTSRTNPMKDEGNIDRIKENVRDLGLDAVVAIGGEDTLGAAAALNEAGIPMVGLPKTIDNDIVGTDMTFGFDTAVTIATDAIDRLHTTAESHHRVMVIEVMGRHTGWIAIKSGIAGGADCILIPEVPMDLDEVCALVQQRIDRGKTFSLVVVAEGFTMKDTPGQVTQDDQVDEFGHVRLGGIGEVVGAEIERRAGIETRVTILGYIQRGGSPTPYDRVLATRYGVTAADLVHDGDFGKMVALKGSRIESVPLSEVTGRIRTVDMELYDIAQVFFG, from the coding sequence ATGCATATCGGTATCCTGACGGGCGGCGGCGATTGCCCGGGTTTGAACGCCGCGATCCGGGCGGTGACCAGGCGCTCGATCAAGTCCTATGGCTCGACGGTCCTGGGCATACGCAATGGATGGGCCGGACTGATCAACAACGATACCAGTCCGCTCAGCCTGGTCTCCGTATCCGGCATACTGCACCGGGGCGGAACCATCCTGGGCACCTCCAGGACCAACCCGATGAAGGACGAAGGCAACATCGACCGGATCAAGGAGAACGTCCGGGATCTGGGCCTGGACGCGGTCGTCGCCATCGGCGGCGAGGACACCCTGGGTGCCGCGGCCGCGCTGAACGAAGCCGGCATTCCCATGGTGGGCCTGCCGAAGACGATCGACAATGACATCGTCGGGACGGACATGACCTTCGGCTTCGACACGGCGGTCACGATCGCCACTGACGCCATCGACCGGCTCCATACCACCGCGGAGTCCCACCACCGGGTGATGGTCATCGAGGTGATGGGCCGGCATACGGGGTGGATCGCCATCAAGTCGGGTATCGCCGGAGGGGCGGACTGCATCCTGATTCCCGAGGTCCCCATGGACCTGGACGAGGTCTGCGCGCTCGTCCAGCAGCGCATCGACCGGGGCAAGACGTTCAGCCTCGTCGTGGTCGCCGAAGGTTTCACCATGAAGGACACTCCGGGCCAGGTGACCCAGGATGATCAGGTCGATGAATTCGGTCACGTGCGGCTGGGCGGTATCGGAGAAGTGGTCGGCGCCGAGATCGAACGACGGGCGGGCATAGAAACCAGGGTGACCATCCTGGGATACATTCAGCGCGGCGGTTCGCCCACGCCCTACGACCGCGTCCTGGCGACGCGGTACGGCGTGACCGCGGCCGACCTGGTGCACGACGGGGATTTCGGCAAGATGGTGGCGTTGAAGGGCTCGAGGATCGAGAGCGTGCCGCTGTCCGAAGTGACCGGCCGGATCCGCACGGTCGACATGGAACTCTATGACATTGCTCAGGTATTCTTCGGTTAG
- a CDS encoding triose-phosphate isomerase has protein sequence MHTDLVEGASLVAEVMERTESLALAADLVLCPPFTHLTVAATQLSGSSISLGAQHMHDAPEGAYTGEVSARMLLTSGCRYVILGHSERRTYFDETNASVNGKVRSAISSGLTPILCVGETLEEREAGRTEEVVGEQVRAGLSGTDPGTADGLVLAYEPVWAIGTGKVATPDQADQVHGHLRKVIAGLFGDDFAGRIRIQYGGSVKPENAGALMNRPHIDGALVGGASLDASSFEAIIRAGLGIKGG, from the coding sequence ATGCATACCGACCTGGTCGAAGGCGCTTCGCTGGTCGCCGAGGTGATGGAACGCACGGAATCGCTCGCCCTGGCCGCGGACCTGGTTTTGTGCCCGCCTTTCACCCATCTGACCGTGGCGGCCACGCAGCTTTCCGGCAGTTCCATCTCGCTGGGCGCCCAGCACATGCACGACGCCCCGGAAGGCGCGTACACGGGGGAAGTGTCGGCCAGAATGCTGTTGACTTCGGGGTGCAGGTACGTTATATTGGGGCACTCCGAAAGGCGGACTTATTTCGATGAAACGAACGCGTCCGTCAACGGCAAAGTGAGATCGGCGATTTCATCGGGTCTCACCCCGATCCTGTGCGTCGGCGAGACGCTGGAAGAGCGGGAAGCCGGCCGTACCGAGGAGGTAGTCGGCGAACAGGTACGAGCGGGTCTTTCCGGTACGGATCCCGGGACGGCCGACGGTCTCGTCCTGGCTTACGAACCGGTCTGGGCGATCGGGACCGGCAAGGTGGCTACTCCCGATCAGGCAGACCAGGTGCACGGTCACCTGAGGAAGGTGATCGCGGGGTTATTCGGCGACGACTTCGCCGGCCGGATCCGGATTCAGTACGGAGGCAGCGTCAAACCTGAAAACGCGGGCGCGTTGATGAACCGGCCGCACATCGACGGAGCGCTCGTGGGTGGTGCCAGCCTGGACGCCTCGTCATTCGAGGCTATCATCCGGGCCGGACTGGGCATCAAGGGCGGCTAG
- the secG gene encoding preprotein translocase subunit SecG yields MFTTVVAVHVLVCLVLILSVLLQSGKGGGLSSAFGAGGPTGGMAGQMFGGRGAATFLGKVTTVLATLYMLIVIGLNLLPDDTQGTRSIIRDEALRNQQTSPAQGLPDAESGLPPAPGDPGSTP; encoded by the coding sequence GTGTTTACCACCGTGGTTGCAGTACATGTGCTGGTCTGTCTCGTTCTGATCCTGTCCGTCCTGTTGCAGTCGGGAAAGGGCGGCGGCCTGTCCAGCGCTTTCGGCGCGGGCGGACCCACCGGCGGCATGGCCGGCCAGATGTTCGGCGGCCGGGGCGCCGCGACTTTCCTGGGCAAGGTGACCACCGTGCTGGCGACGCTCTATATGCTGATTGTCATCGGCCTGAACCTGTTGCCCGACGATACGCAAGGCACGCGAAGCATCATCCGGGATGAAGCACTGAGAAACCAGCAGACGTCCCCTGCCCAGGGATTGCCCGACGCGGAATCGGGCCTGCCCCCCGCGCCCGGGGATCCAGGGTCCACGCCTTAA
- a CDS encoding peptide ABC transporter substrate-binding protein produces the protein MRHARMLFSLIAGLAVLAVVSVSSGQPGQPGQPGQPGQPGQPGQQPRTNSVGKVMPPDAAPLSRQVIRVMNMEPRSIDSGIHPYDDEGLVMRPFEMLMWRDEFMQPIPGAAERYERSEDGLTWTFYLRPGARWSDGRPVTAHDFVYTFRRNIDPASANIYANFYYDFKNARAINQGRIADVSQLGVRALDDLTLVIETEQPTPYLLYIVSFPDTFPAPRWAVEKYGRKWTEQGKIVTNSGFKLSEWVSGSHIKYVPDPMYNGPHKPFLEQVVQLFREPAAANVLPYENDEVDMEAVDLAELQRIRNDPRLGRDIVRSPSYQTWYFIFRSREPPFDDVRVREAFTRIIDRKSICDVILQGAGIPAYSMIPPGFDAYAGPVYEPIQGFDPERAKALMAEAGYPRGRGFPTIETWLRAPNPITRRIAEAVQGMLRNHLGVDITFRSADMGSYMSALFDWQIPFGFIAWGADYLDPRNMLDMTWHSRPRGAQRQDWTHPAFDDLVDRAVGESDPARRTEIYKDAERILVSDYGGAFVYHPIGYGLRKPWLKGYSRRPDGTVGSLMWTEVYIGDH, from the coding sequence ATGCGCCATGCGCGAATGCTGTTCTCCCTGATCGCCGGCCTGGCAGTCCTGGCCGTCGTCTCCGTATCTTCCGGTCAGCCTGGCCAGCCTGGTCAGCCTGGTCAGCCTGGTCAGCCTGGTCAGCCTGGCCAGCAACCACGTACGAATTCGGTGGGCAAGGTCATGCCTCCCGATGCCGCGCCCCTGTCCCGGCAAGTCATCCGCGTGATGAACATGGAGCCGCGCAGCATTGACTCCGGCATCCATCCCTACGACGACGAAGGGCTGGTTATGAGGCCCTTCGAAATGCTGATGTGGCGCGACGAGTTCATGCAGCCCATACCGGGTGCGGCCGAGCGGTACGAGCGTTCCGAGGACGGCCTGACCTGGACCTTCTACCTGCGGCCCGGCGCCCGGTGGAGCGACGGACGACCCGTCACCGCCCACGATTTTGTGTACACGTTCCGTCGGAACATCGATCCCGCGTCGGCGAACATCTATGCGAATTTCTACTACGATTTCAAGAACGCGCGTGCGATCAACCAGGGGCGGATCGCGGACGTGTCGCAACTGGGCGTACGCGCGCTGGACGACCTGACCCTGGTCATCGAGACCGAACAGCCGACGCCCTACCTGCTGTACATCGTATCCTTCCCCGATACCTTCCCGGCACCGCGCTGGGCCGTGGAGAAGTACGGCCGAAAATGGACCGAGCAGGGCAAAATCGTCACCAACAGCGGCTTTAAACTGTCCGAGTGGGTCTCCGGAAGTCACATCAAGTATGTGCCGGATCCCATGTACAACGGTCCCCACAAACCTTTTCTGGAACAGGTCGTCCAGCTGTTTCGGGAGCCGGCGGCGGCCAACGTACTGCCTTACGAGAACGACGAAGTGGACATGGAGGCGGTCGACCTTGCAGAACTACAACGCATCCGGAACGACCCGCGCCTCGGCAGGGATATCGTCCGTTCGCCGAGCTACCAGACCTGGTACTTTATTTTCAGGTCCCGGGAACCGCCCTTCGATGATGTCCGCGTCCGTGAAGCCTTTACCCGGATTATCGATCGGAAATCGATCTGCGACGTGATTCTCCAGGGTGCCGGTATCCCGGCCTACTCCATGATTCCACCCGGGTTCGACGCCTACGCGGGGCCGGTATACGAGCCGATACAGGGTTTCGATCCGGAACGGGCCAAAGCGCTCATGGCAGAGGCCGGCTATCCGCGGGGACGGGGCTTCCCGACCATCGAAACCTGGTTGAGAGCGCCTAATCCCATTACCCGCAGAATCGCAGAGGCGGTCCAGGGGATGTTGCGGAACCATCTCGGGGTGGACATCACCTTCCGCAGCGCCGATATGGGTTCCTACATGAGCGCCCTGTTCGATTGGCAGATTCCCTTCGGATTCATCGCCTGGGGGGCAGACTATCTGGACCCGAGGAACATGCTGGACATGACCTGGCATTCCAGGCCGAGGGGGGCGCAGCGCCAGGACTGGACCCATCCCGCCTTTGACGATCTCGTGGACCGGGCGGTCGGGGAATCCGACCCCGCACGGCGCACGGAGATATACAAGGACGCTGAGCGAATCCTGGTGTCCGACTACGGCGGTGCATTCGTCTATCATCCCATCGGATATGGCCTGCGCAAGCCCTGGTTGAAAGGGTACTCCAGACGTCCCGACGGGACGGTGGGAAGCCTGATGTGGACCGAAGTCTACATTGGTGATCATTGA
- a CDS encoding alanine--glyoxylate aminotransferase family protein, giving the protein MNGEQSAVPVEQRINMSCGQTPLSPACLAAIGKQLAEPVYYAHYPEIEKETCLMLKRLLNTGNGPMLIPGSAVYGLEAAMLGTVESGDRVLTVQTGVFGRLLTELARFAGGDTTEIALEEGQSVDPDTIRRHLLGDPDIRQVALVHCETTTGTLNPIEAIGRMLKHEFPNVIYMVDCVSSFGGVEVRVDDWGIDLLVTTTQKCLNAPQGLAIVVASEKAWDKIENLRNAPRAMCLDLHSWRRYGMEGGAAMGYDTLEKGAVPRARKPHPRDWPVHGPHASYTLVVGLHASLKAIMDEGPEQVYCRQYVASRAVHAALRALGLGIVAATEASAAPVATRIALPDHLDATELNRILFEEHGIALSSLARIGTMGFMAVPEHVLRTITALEQVLKKMGWDMKEGSGVSAAREVFEHAQIFNDRI; this is encoded by the coding sequence ATGAATGGTGAACAGTCAGCCGTTCCCGTGGAACAGCGCATCAATATGAGTTGCGGGCAGACGCCCCTCTCGCCCGCCTGTCTCGCGGCCATCGGGAAGCAGCTTGCGGAGCCGGTCTACTACGCCCATTACCCGGAGATCGAAAAAGAGACCTGTCTCATGCTCAAGCGGCTGCTGAACACCGGAAACGGCCCCATGCTCATACCGGGGTCCGCCGTGTACGGACTGGAAGCGGCCATGCTCGGCACCGTGGAGTCCGGTGACCGCGTGCTTACGGTCCAGACCGGTGTCTTCGGCCGGCTGCTGACGGAGTTGGCCAGGTTCGCGGGCGGGGATACGACCGAGATCGCCCTCGAGGAAGGGCAGTCAGTCGACCCGGACACGATTCGTCGACACCTGCTCGGCGACCCGGATATCAGACAGGTCGCGCTGGTCCACTGCGAGACCACGACCGGCACGCTGAATCCGATCGAGGCCATCGGGCGCATGCTCAAGCACGAGTTTCCCAACGTGATCTACATGGTGGACTGCGTGTCTTCTTTCGGAGGGGTCGAGGTGCGCGTCGACGACTGGGGGATTGACCTGCTCGTCACCACGACCCAGAAGTGCCTGAACGCGCCCCAGGGCCTGGCGATCGTGGTGGCCAGCGAGAAGGCCTGGGACAAGATCGAAAACCTGCGGAACGCACCGCGCGCCATGTGCCTCGATCTCCATTCCTGGCGCCGCTACGGCATGGAGGGAGGCGCCGCGATGGGGTACGATACGCTCGAAAAGGGCGCCGTGCCGCGCGCACGCAAACCCCACCCGCGGGACTGGCCCGTCCACGGCCCCCATGCGTCTTACACCCTGGTCGTTGGGCTGCACGCCTCGCTGAAGGCCATCATGGACGAGGGACCGGAACAGGTCTACTGCCGCCAGTACGTTGCTTCCAGGGCGGTACACGCGGCGTTGCGGGCCCTGGGTCTCGGCATCGTGGCCGCGACGGAGGCGTCGGCCGCGCCTGTGGCGACGCGCATCGCGTTGCCGGACCACCTCGACGCGACCGAACTGAATAGGATCCTCTTCGAAGAACACGGCATCGCACTCAGCAGCCTTGCCCGGATCGGCACCATGGGGTTCATGGCCGTACCGGAGCATGTGCTGCGAACGATAACGGCATTGGAGCAGGTCTTGAAGAAGATGGGATGGGATATGAAGGAGGGCTCAGGCGTATCTGCGGCCCGTGAGGTTTTCGAGCACGCGCAGATCTTCAACGACCGGATCTGA
- a CDS encoding peptide ABC transporter substrate-binding protein, giving the protein MTVRFVFALFSAALIGCTAALAWPDADLPAPYTNSIGIPMPPDAAPPEYQVFTSFKAENRYLDMATSHYQVIGHDYALVNEPLVRMDRDYNLLPAAATRWEVSGDGLTWTFHLQPDLIFADGHPLTAHDFEDTFKRWADPATGFDFEWFYRSIRNWSEVVAAKLPPDSLGVTALDDHTIAFATEDPTPYLPLILTFSWVTPTHLFEKHGPGWSTRPETLLGSGPFRLLEWSKLDRIVLAPNPHYRGPHKPYLEKVVSKLFNAAVPPPMLSSYEAGAVDLASLTNQAEINRVKHDAGLSDQLVTYSAFGTTYLMMDTFKPPFDDLRVRQAFSHAIDTEALVASALQGVAVPAVSMLPDGFPAANTRVLAPVQRYDPGLARQLLAEAGYPDGRGFPHTVMWIRGANLQGGQAPQAVQAMLKRNLNLDIGVQNTEAKLFMETMYQGNIAFAMIPYGYDYMDPSNLLGIWLSTGRHAWFNQRFESVMAEANHLIGDPERRLALYEEAERIVVEDVAGVFLWHSQHNELWKPYLRTEALERNERGGYAIRVDKHLNLSTTLYVTEEAVRDGAAEDREEGFWDWLFRSGR; this is encoded by the coding sequence GTGACGGTCCGGTTCGTCTTTGCGCTCTTCTCCGCGGCATTGATTGGCTGCACGGCCGCATTGGCCTGGCCGGACGCGGATCTGCCCGCGCCTTACACCAATTCCATCGGCATTCCGATGCCACCCGACGCGGCCCCGCCCGAGTACCAGGTCTTCACCAGTTTCAAGGCCGAGAACCGCTACCTGGACATGGCCACCTCTCACTACCAGGTGATCGGCCACGACTACGCCCTGGTCAACGAACCGCTGGTGCGCATGGACCGGGACTACAACCTGCTGCCGGCCGCCGCGACCCGTTGGGAGGTATCCGGCGACGGGCTCACCTGGACGTTTCACCTGCAGCCCGATCTGATCTTCGCCGACGGTCATCCCCTCACCGCCCACGACTTCGAAGACACCTTCAAACGGTGGGCGGACCCGGCCACGGGATTCGATTTCGAATGGTTCTACCGGTCGATCAGGAACTGGAGCGAGGTCGTCGCCGCCAAACTGCCGCCCGATTCCCTGGGCGTCACGGCGCTGGACGATCACACCATCGCCTTTGCAACCGAAGATCCCACGCCCTACCTGCCCCTGATCCTGACCTTCAGCTGGGTAACGCCCACGCACCTTTTCGAGAAACACGGTCCGGGCTGGTCGACACGGCCGGAAACGCTGCTGGGCAGTGGCCCTTTCAGGCTGTTGGAATGGTCGAAGCTGGACCGGATTGTGCTGGCGCCGAATCCCCACTACCGGGGACCCCACAAACCATATCTCGAAAAAGTGGTCTCGAAGCTCTTCAATGCCGCGGTACCTCCGCCGATGTTGTCGTCATACGAGGCGGGCGCGGTGGACCTGGCCTCCCTGACGAACCAGGCGGAAATCAACCGCGTTAAGCACGATGCAGGGCTCAGTGACCAGCTCGTCACCTATTCGGCCTTCGGGACCACCTACCTGATGATGGACACCTTCAAGCCGCCTTTCGACGATCTCCGGGTGCGGCAGGCGTTCAGCCACGCCATCGATACCGAAGCGCTGGTCGCGTCCGCCCTCCAGGGCGTCGCCGTTCCCGCGGTGTCCATGTTGCCCGACGGGTTTCCCGCGGCAAACACCCGGGTACTTGCGCCCGTTCAGCGATACGATCCGGGCCTGGCGCGCCAGCTGCTCGCGGAAGCCGGCTATCCGGACGGAAGAGGGTTTCCGCATACGGTGATGTGGATCAGGGGAGCCAATCTACAAGGAGGACAGGCGCCCCAGGCGGTACAGGCCATGCTGAAGCGCAATCTGAACCTGGATATCGGCGTGCAGAACACCGAGGCCAAACTGTTCATGGAAACCATGTACCAGGGGAACATCGCCTTCGCCATGATCCCCTACGGGTACGACTACATGGATCCCAGCAATCTGCTCGGTATCTGGCTTTCGACGGGCCGCCATGCCTGGTTCAACCAGCGCTTCGAATCCGTCATGGCGGAGGCCAATCACCTGATCGGCGACCCGGAAAGACGATTAGCGCTCTACGAGGAGGCCGAACGCATCGTGGTCGAGGACGTGGCCGGCGTGTTCCTGTGGCACAGTCAGCACAACGAGCTGTGGAAGCCTTATCTACGCACCGAAGCCCTCGAGCGGAACGAGCGGGGTGGTTACGCGATTCGTGTCGACAAGCATCTCAACCTCTCGACGACGCTATACGTCACGGAGGAGGCCGTGAGAGACGGGGCCGCCGAGGACCGGGAAGAGGGATTCTGGGACTGGCTCTTCAGATCCGGTCGTTGA
- a CDS encoding Rieske (2Fe-2S) protein, whose protein sequence is MSRRYVVSAVEDLPPGERRIVPEGGRGGIGVFNVGGRYYALRNRCPHKGGPLCRGRLRPHVTADEVYSVEQHEKQVLKCAWHQWEFDLATGRALYDPALRVKTYRVEIEEGNVILYLDGPESPAREEGDIP, encoded by the coding sequence ATGAGCCGCCGTTACGTGGTATCCGCCGTCGAAGACCTTCCGCCGGGTGAACGCCGCATCGTCCCCGAGGGCGGACGCGGCGGAATCGGCGTGTTCAACGTCGGCGGCCGGTACTACGCCCTGCGGAACCGTTGCCCCCACAAGGGCGGGCCGCTCTGCCGCGGCCGCCTGAGGCCCCATGTAACGGCGGATGAGGTTTACTCGGTCGAACAGCACGAGAAGCAGGTCCTGAAGTGCGCCTGGCACCAGTGGGAATTCGACCTCGCCACCGGCCGGGCGCTCTACGATCCTGCGCTGCGGGTCAAAACTTACCGTGTGGAGATCGAAGAAGGTAATGTGATCCTGTACCTGGATGGACCGGAATCACCTGCTAGGGAAGAAGGGGACATCCCGTGA
- a CDS encoding amidohydrolase, with translation MCSSPISDAAGGRNRPGCAAATCVAGMKRYGNVSSGHQIQSTIFYTSHDQLDRTPGRRIYGSNTFPDFRRVRSPPGSISTGFQARCHQIMSEIESKAASPIGLIDCDLHHGVVEIEDLFPYLPGHYVEYVKDFGSMMPGLVYTNLPKGGCRAELWEHTETHPSSNIELARRHHLDEYGIDVALLTGVTVYGAAVHPDADFGAAMCRAFNDWTLETWIKADGRFRASVAIAPSDPKQAAAEIRRIGSRPEVLQVIMPAGGRMPFGNRFYDPIYEAAQECRLPMCVHFGVEGAGFANAPTAAGYPSYYLEMRMARPQIAMAHVSSLICEGTFEKFPGLKFLFIEHDTFWVPGLMWHMDADWKAVRDYTPWVKRPPSEYIRDHVRFGCQPMEQPPTRKDLKTFLEWLHADEILVYASDYPHWDWESPDSVLPGVDARLKDRVFVETARELYGLDEHGKPCE, from the coding sequence ATGTGTTCCTCTCCGATTTCGGACGCGGCTGGAGGCCGGAACCGTCCCGGTTGCGCCGCTGCCACTTGTGTCGCAGGAATGAAGCGGTATGGCAATGTATCGTCTGGTCATCAAATACAAAGCACAATCTTCTACACGTCGCATGATCAACTTGACAGGACCCCGGGACGGCGTATCTATGGCAGTAACACGTTTCCGGACTTCCGCCGGGTTCGATCTCCTCCGGGTTCGATTTCCACCGGGTTCCAGGCGAGGTGCCACCAGATCATGTCTGAAATCGAATCGAAAGCCGCCAGCCCCATCGGTCTCATCGACTGCGACCTGCATCACGGTGTCGTGGAAATCGAAGATCTCTTCCCTTACCTCCCCGGCCACTACGTGGAGTACGTGAAGGACTTCGGGTCCATGATGCCCGGCCTTGTCTATACCAATCTCCCCAAAGGCGGCTGCCGCGCCGAACTCTGGGAGCACACCGAAACCCATCCGAGCAGCAACATCGAGCTGGCCCGCAGGCACCATCTCGACGAATACGGCATCGACGTCGCCCTGTTGACGGGGGTTACGGTGTACGGAGCGGCGGTGCACCCGGACGCAGACTTCGGCGCCGCAATGTGCCGGGCCTTCAACGACTGGACCCTGGAGACCTGGATCAAGGCGGACGGTCGATTCCGAGCGTCGGTGGCCATCGCACCGTCCGATCCGAAGCAGGCGGCCGCGGAGATCCGGCGGATCGGCAGTCGTCCCGAAGTACTCCAGGTCATCATGCCCGCCGGGGGGCGCATGCCTTTCGGGAACCGGTTCTACGACCCGATTTACGAAGCGGCGCAGGAGTGCCGGCTTCCCATGTGCGTGCACTTCGGCGTGGAGGGCGCGGGCTTTGCCAATGCCCCCACGGCGGCCGGATATCCCTCTTACTACCTGGAAATGCGCATGGCCCGGCCCCAGATCGCTATGGCGCACGTCTCGAGCCTGATCTGCGAAGGGACCTTCGAGAAATTCCCCGGGCTGAAGTTCCTCTTCATCGAACACGATACCTTCTGGGTACCGGGGCTGATGTGGCACATGGACGCCGACTGGAAGGCGGTCCGCGACTACACGCCCTGGGTCAAGAGGCCTCCGAGCGAGTATATCCGTGACCACGTCAGGTTCGGATGCCAACCCATGGAACAGCCGCCGACCCGAAAGGACCTCAAGACCTTCCTGGAATGGCTGCACGCGGACGAGATCCTCGTGTACGCGAGTGACTATCCCCACTGGGACTGGGAATCGCCGGACTCGGTGCTTCCCGGCGTGGATGCGCGGCTTAAGGACAGGGTATTCGTGGAGACGGCGCGGGAGCTGTACGGCCTGGACGAACACGGGAAACCCTGCGAATGA
- a CDS encoding aldo/keto reductase: MEYRQLGRYGVRVSPICLGTAFRGFWAGRTDEKTCLRTIETAVDLGINFIDCANFYFGGRCEEVLGKALAAMKDKRDNLVITSKVWSEIGPGPNDKGTSRYHIMREIDRSLKRLGLDHIDLYLLHHFDPGTPLDETLDAMNDVVRQGKARYVGMCNYTAAQVVEALWVADRHGLATPVCLQNQYNLIHRSGVETELLDRCRRHGLGMMTYSPIAVGLLTGRCRRGGDPPAGSVWAKEIDRFRKIMTPAVDHLVATLIDVAAELGRTPAQVAFAWILDHPEVTAAMTGPDLPEHVEEVCGGAGWHLPPEMRSRLDEASAPDRLGQVE; this comes from the coding sequence ATGGAATACCGGCAACTCGGCCGCTACGGCGTGCGCGTGTCCCCCATCTGTCTCGGTACGGCGTTCCGGGGCTTCTGGGCCGGCCGGACGGACGAGAAAACCTGCTTACGCACGATCGAAACGGCGGTGGATCTCGGGATCAACTTCATCGACTGCGCGAACTTCTACTTCGGTGGCAGGTGCGAGGAAGTGCTGGGCAAGGCTCTGGCCGCCATGAAGGACAAGCGGGACAACCTGGTGATCACCAGCAAGGTCTGGAGCGAGATCGGGCCGGGGCCGAACGACAAGGGCACCTCCCGCTATCATATCATGCGGGAGATCGACCGCTCGCTGAAGCGCCTGGGGCTGGATCATATCGATCTCTATCTCCTGCACCACTTCGATCCCGGCACGCCCCTGGACGAGACCCTGGACGCCATGAACGACGTGGTGAGGCAGGGCAAGGCCCGGTATGTCGGCATGTGCAACTACACGGCCGCCCAGGTCGTCGAAGCGCTGTGGGTGGCCGACAGGCACGGCCTCGCGACACCGGTATGCCTGCAGAACCAGTACAACCTGATCCATCGATCCGGCGTGGAGACCGAACTGCTCGACCGGTGCCGCCGGCATGGACTGGGGATGATGACGTACAGCCCCATCGCCGTCGGCCTGCTTACGGGCCGGTGCAGACGGGGCGGGGATCCCCCCGCGGGCTCGGTCTGGGCGAAGGAAATCGATCGGTTCAGGAAGATCATGACTCCGGCCGTCGATCATCTGGTCGCCACCTTGATCGACGTGGCCGCGGAGCTCGGCAGGACCCCCGCGCAGGTCGCCTTCGCGTGGATCCTGGATCATCCAGAGGTGACGGCCGCCATGACGGGACCCGATCTACCGGAGCACGTGGAAGAGGTTTGCGGCGGTGCGGGTTGGCATCTGCCCCCCGAGATGCGAAGCAGACTGGACGAGGCTTCCGCCCCGGACCGGCTCGGACAGGTCGAGTAG